From one Brevibacterium sp. 'Marine' genomic stretch:
- a CDS encoding adenosine deaminase — protein sequence MNVPAGVASDDPILQLPKVSLHDHLDGGLRPSTMLELADSIGHTLPATDAESLRRWFSESANSGDLVRYLETFSHTVAVMQSEDNLRRVAKEWVLDQVADGVFYAEARWAPEQHLEGGLELDAVVEAVQDGLEAGVSEAAAEGKYIRVGQLITAMRQADNSLAIAELAIRHREKGADSGVVGFDIAGPENGFPPSAHLSAFNALHQAYVPVTIHAGEAAGKESIHEAVTICHAQRLGHGARIVEDMDIVDGQGQLGSLAAWVLDQQIPLELCPSSNLQTDIGGTIAGHPITGLKDLGFAVTINPDNRLMSGTSVSREMRLLVDEAGWNQTDLEWATVNAVTAAFLPLDVRERMLDEILIPGFARVTI from the coding sequence ATGAATGTACCCGCCGGCGTCGCATCGGACGACCCCATCCTGCAGCTGCCCAAAGTCTCCCTCCACGATCACCTCGACGGCGGTCTGCGCCCGTCGACGATGCTCGAGCTGGCCGACTCGATCGGCCACACCCTGCCCGCCACCGATGCCGAGTCGCTGCGCCGGTGGTTCTCGGAGTCCGCGAACTCCGGTGACCTGGTCCGCTACCTCGAGACGTTCTCGCACACCGTGGCGGTCATGCAGAGCGAGGACAACCTGCGCCGAGTGGCCAAGGAATGGGTCCTCGACCAGGTGGCCGACGGCGTCTTCTACGCCGAAGCCCGGTGGGCTCCCGAACAGCACCTCGAAGGCGGACTCGAACTCGACGCCGTCGTCGAAGCCGTCCAGGACGGTCTGGAGGCCGGCGTCTCCGAGGCCGCGGCCGAGGGCAAGTACATCCGCGTCGGCCAGCTCATCACGGCCATGCGGCAGGCCGACAACTCCCTGGCGATCGCCGAACTGGCCATCCGCCATCGCGAGAAGGGCGCGGATTCCGGTGTCGTCGGATTCGACATCGCCGGACCCGAGAACGGCTTCCCGCCGTCTGCGCACCTCTCCGCCTTCAACGCCCTGCATCAGGCGTATGTGCCGGTGACGATCCATGCCGGTGAGGCCGCCGGCAAGGAATCCATCCACGAGGCGGTCACCATCTGCCACGCCCAGCGTCTGGGCCATGGTGCGCGCATCGTCGAGGACATGGACATCGTCGACGGTCAGGGGCAGCTCGGCAGCCTCGCCGCCTGGGTCCTCGACCAGCAGATCCCGCTCGAACTGTGCCCGAGCTCCAACCTGCAGACCGACATCGGCGGCACCATCGCCGGACACCCGATCACAGGACTGAAAGACCTCGGCTTCGCCGTCACCATCAACCCGGACAACCGCCTGATGTCCGGCACGTCGGTGTCACGAGAGATGCGTCTGCTCGTCGACGAGGCCGGCTGGAACCAGACCGACCTCGAATGGGCGACGGTCAATGCTGTGACCGCGGCCTTCCTGCCGTTGGATGTGCGTGAGCGCATGCTCGATGAGATCCTCATCCCCGGATTCGCCCGGGTGACCATTTGA